In one window of Pseudomonas benzenivorans DNA:
- a CDS encoding Hpt domain-containing protein has product MGDRHDYVALEWVKGEIAETLKQARQALEAFVENPQDSTRMRFCLTYVHQVHGTLQMVEFYGAALLAEEMEHLAQALMEGRVANQGEALEVLMQAILQLPTYLDRIQTARRDLPMVVLPLLNDLRAARGEKLLSETSLFSPDMSVRTPALSVETLARLRTAELPVLLRKLRQMLQMALVGVIRNQDLATNLGYMARVFARLETLCQDAPLGPLWQIASGLVEGLANGSVVNGTSVRTLLRQVDKELKRLLEQGADGINQPASDELTKNLLFYVAKAPAQSPRIRKLKEQYRLDDALPNTEVVDEERARLAGPDRDAMRSVVAALCEELVRVKDSLDLFVRGDRGHVSELDALLAPLKQIADTLAVLGFAQPRKVIVDQIDVIHGLSLGQREPSDAVLMDVAGALLYVEATLAGMAGPAEDAGREESHLPTTDVAQIHQVVIKEARNGLEQAKDAIIEFIASQWNHEHLARVPELLTQVRGGLGMIPLNRAADLLKACNRYIHEQLLVRKAVPNWQSLDTLADAITSVEYYLERLAEDHASQGDLILDVAEESLASLGYPLTEKPSILDRVEPPQESPAPLADPLDEIEVLAEEPDPAFDSPQSLEEGSEPLEATADDQPGLEPAALDVEPATEAAQADEPSPLSELAEPDAPDLLEAASAAGGTPLGDELSLEGLQLEELSLDDLASPVQWDEAELAALDIPEVELPSADPVIEVEEPAPAADAALSLADVMAAPQQAINPPASDVPPSLLPPPADEEPVDEELAEVFIEEAGEVLETIAQYLPQWHANTDDKDALVEVRRAFHTLKGSGRMVRALVIGELAWSIENLLNRVLDRSIQPGAEVLQVVEDVVALMPALVEEFAAKAQRQRDDADRLAASAHALAKGQSLPKTDAPVAQVAEPAGDSEATAAEGDGEALDPQLLEIFRNEAETHLDTLGSFLADCARELPQPVTDDLQRALHTLKGSAYMAGILPMAEIAAPLEKMVKEFKTNLIPMDMSEAELLRDAEQLLRQGLEQLERQPLAPLPGAAAFLERAHRLHQERLGAAEAERKSEQGDARDPQLIGIFLAEGMDILLDAEDLLRRWREHPAERQELSALLEELTTLGRGADMAELPQIEELCEALLDLYGAVDEGSLAVSERFFSEAEQAHEALIGMMDQVAAGLQVSAQPERVAALRSLLAEALDPGALALLSADGHGGLEITELDVAGAAAEGIDWPLDGEGELATEVELALDQASEEDAAAEAPSHTYEVLDEEMVAIFLEEAVDILDSAGQALDRWLADPEQKAALSALQRDLHTLKGGARMAQIGPIGDLAHELESLYEGLLDCRYRHSAPLAELLQQSHDRLAVLLEQLQQRAELAEPLDLIEAIRAFRQGRTAELTPQADGPEAVYEAEAEAEAEAEAEAEAEAEAEAEADLADEQAEAFPLAEQPAAADAASQAQEPVLDLEMTTESDPESSREPGPAAIEQRAEVEDERDPELVEIFLEEGFDIIDSAGAALQRWIEDTDNSLELEALQRDLHTLKGGARMAEIPEIGDLAHELEFLYEGLCGGKLRAGSELFGLLQRCHDSLAEMLEAVRGRRALPNGQGLIEAIKRYRANPDEQLSMPSAVQLRAVDASGEVEDAESDILDIFMEEADDLLEAMEQALGRWEAQREDGAAIDDMLRVLHTLKGGARLAGQKRLGDLSHDLEQHLTEAQQQGAPWPESLFLDVQSGFEGLQSELDQLRQRLQDSLQVETTASPRDEGPAEAAPMRLPALAAPIVAASEGPAEEPVTRVLPFMQRAEQAAQDAAARRAPQELVKVPADLLEGLVNLAGETSIFRGRVEQQVSDFGFTLSEMEATIDRVRDQLRRLDTETQAQILSRYQAEAERAGYEDFDPLEMDRHSQLQQLSRALFESASDLLDLKETLAARNRDAETLLLQQARVNTELQEGLMRTRMVPFDRLVPRLRRIVRQVAGELGKQVEFVVGNAEGEMDRTVLERIVAPLEHMLRNAVDHGIEASELRRAAGKPEQGRIRLDLGREGGDIVLTLADDGGGIKLDAVRRKAIERGLMDEDSDLTDHEILQFILEAGFSTAEKVTQISGRGVGMDVVHSEVKQLGGSMSIDSTPGEGTRFTIRLPFTVSVNRALMVLSGEDLYAIPLNTIEGIVRVSPYELEAYYQPDAPRFEYAGQAYELRYLGDLLNNGQQPKLVGQSLPLPVILVRSSEHAVAVQVDSLAGSREIVVKSLGPQFAGVHGISGATILGDGRVVVILDLLATIRVIHAHLLSQTQPRLLGKATTTEEVEADRPTLVMVVDDSVTVRKVTSRLLERNGMNVLTAKDGVDALGQLQEHRPDIMLLDIEMPRMDGFEVATLVRHDERLKDLPIIMITSRTGEKHRERAMAIGVNQYLGKPYQESLLLDSIHQLVKRK; this is encoded by the coding sequence ATGGGGGATCGGCACGACTATGTCGCCCTGGAGTGGGTCAAGGGCGAAATCGCGGAAACCCTGAAGCAGGCGCGTCAGGCTCTGGAGGCGTTCGTCGAGAATCCGCAGGACTCGACGCGCATGCGTTTCTGTCTGACCTACGTGCATCAGGTTCACGGCACTCTGCAGATGGTGGAGTTCTACGGCGCGGCCCTGCTCGCCGAGGAGATGGAGCACCTGGCCCAGGCCTTGATGGAGGGCCGCGTGGCCAACCAGGGCGAGGCGCTGGAGGTGCTGATGCAGGCGATCCTGCAGCTGCCGACCTATCTCGACCGAATCCAGACCGCGCGCCGCGACCTGCCGATGGTCGTGTTGCCGCTGCTCAACGACCTGCGTGCCGCTCGCGGCGAGAAGCTGCTCTCGGAAACCAGTCTGTTCTCCCCGGACATGTCGGTGCGCACCCCGGCGCTGTCGGTCGAGACCCTGGCCCGGCTGCGCACCGCCGAACTGCCGGTGCTGCTGCGCAAGTTGCGGCAGATGTTGCAGATGGCCCTGGTCGGGGTGATCCGCAACCAGGATCTGGCCACCAACCTGGGCTACATGGCGCGGGTCTTCGCCCGTCTGGAAACCCTGTGCCAGGACGCGCCGCTCGGTCCCTTGTGGCAGATCGCCTCGGGCCTGGTCGAGGGTCTGGCCAACGGCAGCGTGGTCAACGGCACCTCGGTGCGCACCCTGCTGCGCCAGGTGGACAAGGAACTCAAGCGCCTGCTGGAGCAGGGTGCCGATGGCATCAACCAGCCCGCTTCCGACGAGCTGACCAAGAATCTGCTGTTCTATGTGGCCAAGGCTCCGGCGCAGTCGCCGCGCATCCGCAAGCTGAAGGAGCAGTACCGCCTCGACGATGCCCTGCCGAACACCGAGGTGGTGGACGAGGAGCGGGCTCGCCTGGCCGGTCCGGATCGCGATGCGATGCGCTCGGTGGTGGCCGCCCTCTGTGAGGAATTGGTGCGGGTCAAGGACAGCCTCGATCTGTTCGTGCGCGGCGACCGTGGCCACGTCAGTGAGCTCGACGCCCTGCTGGCCCCGCTCAAGCAGATCGCCGACACCCTGGCGGTACTGGGGTTCGCCCAGCCGCGCAAGGTCATAGTCGACCAGATCGATGTCATCCATGGCCTGTCGCTCGGCCAGCGTGAGCCCAGCGATGCGGTGCTGATGGATGTCGCCGGCGCCCTGCTGTACGTCGAGGCGACGTTGGCGGGCATGGCCGGTCCGGCCGAGGACGCCGGTCGCGAGGAGAGCCACCTGCCGACCACCGATGTGGCGCAGATTCACCAGGTGGTGATCAAGGAGGCGCGCAACGGACTGGAGCAGGCCAAGGACGCGATCATCGAATTCATCGCCTCGCAGTGGAACCACGAGCACCTGGCCCGCGTCCCCGAGCTGCTGACCCAGGTGCGTGGCGGTCTCGGCATGATTCCGCTGAACCGTGCCGCTGACCTGCTGAAGGCCTGCAATCGCTATATCCACGAGCAGCTGCTGGTGCGCAAGGCCGTGCCCAACTGGCAGAGCCTCGACACCCTGGCCGACGCCATCACCAGCGTCGAGTATTACCTGGAACGGTTGGCCGAGGATCACGCCAGCCAGGGCGACCTGATTCTCGATGTGGCCGAGGAGAGCCTGGCGAGCCTCGGCTACCCCTTGACCGAGAAGCCCTCGATTCTCGATCGCGTCGAGCCGCCGCAGGAATCGCCGGCTCCGTTGGCCGATCCGTTGGACGAGATCGAGGTGCTGGCCGAAGAGCCGGATCCTGCGTTCGATTCCCCGCAGTCGCTGGAGGAAGGCAGCGAGCCGCTTGAGGCGACCGCCGATGACCAGCCTGGCCTGGAGCCTGCCGCTCTCGACGTTGAGCCTGCGACGGAAGCAGCGCAGGCGGATGAGCCGAGCCCGCTGTCCGAACTCGCCGAGCCCGATGCGCCTGACCTCCTCGAGGCGGCGTCTGCAGCAGGTGGAACGCCGCTTGGCGACGAGCTGTCGCTGGAAGGCCTGCAGCTGGAAGAGCTGAGCCTGGACGACTTGGCGAGCCCTGTTCAGTGGGACGAGGCCGAACTGGCCGCCTTGGATATTCCCGAGGTCGAGCTGCCGAGCGCCGACCCGGTGATCGAGGTCGAGGAGCCGGCACCTGCGGCAGACGCGGCACTGTCGCTGGCCGATGTGATGGCGGCGCCGCAGCAGGCGATCAACCCGCCGGCCAGCGACGTGCCGCCCAGCCTGCTGCCACCACCGGCCGATGAGGAACCGGTCGACGAGGAACTGGCGGAGGTCTTTATCGAAGAGGCCGGTGAAGTCCTCGAGACCATCGCCCAGTACCTGCCGCAGTGGCACGCCAATACCGACGACAAGGACGCCCTGGTCGAAGTGCGCCGTGCCTTTCACACCCTCAAGGGCAGCGGGCGCATGGTCCGTGCCCTGGTCATCGGCGAGCTGGCCTGGTCGATCGAAAACCTGCTCAACCGCGTGCTCGACCGCAGCATCCAGCCGGGTGCCGAGGTGCTGCAGGTGGTCGAAGACGTGGTGGCGCTGATGCCGGCCCTGGTCGAGGAGTTCGCCGCCAAGGCCCAGCGCCAGCGTGATGATGCCGATCGGCTCGCGGCCAGTGCCCATGCGCTGGCGAAGGGCCAAAGCCTCCCAAAAACTGACGCCCCGGTTGCACAGGTAGCCGAGCCTGCGGGCGATAGCGAGGCTACCGCTGCCGAAGGCGACGGTGAGGCGCTCGACCCGCAGCTGCTGGAAATCTTCCGTAACGAGGCCGAGACCCACCTCGATACCCTGGGCAGTTTCCTGGCCGACTGCGCCCGCGAGTTGCCGCAGCCCGTTACCGACGATCTGCAACGCGCCCTGCACACCCTCAAGGGCAGCGCCTATATGGCCGGCATTCTGCCGATGGCGGAGATCGCCGCGCCCCTGGAAAAGATGGTCAAGGAGTTCAAGACCAATCTGATCCCCATGGACATGAGCGAAGCGGAGCTGCTGCGCGACGCCGAGCAGCTGCTGCGGCAGGGCCTGGAGCAACTGGAGCGCCAGCCCCTGGCGCCGCTGCCGGGCGCCGCGGCGTTCCTCGAGCGGGCCCACCGGCTGCATCAGGAGCGCCTGGGCGCCGCGGAGGCCGAACGCAAGAGCGAGCAGGGCGACGCCCGCGACCCACAGCTGATCGGCATCTTCCTCGCCGAGGGCATGGACATCCTGCTGGATGCCGAAGACCTGCTGCGGCGCTGGCGTGAACACCCCGCCGAGCGCCAGGAGCTCAGCGCCCTGCTGGAGGAGCTGACCACCCTCGGGCGCGGCGCGGACATGGCCGAGTTGCCGCAGATCGAAGAGCTCTGCGAGGCTTTGCTCGATCTCTACGGCGCGGTCGACGAAGGCAGTCTGGCGGTCAGCGAGCGCTTCTTCAGCGAGGCCGAGCAGGCCCATGAAGCGCTGATCGGCATGATGGATCAGGTCGCCGCCGGCCTGCAGGTCAGTGCCCAGCCCGAGCGGGTCGCGGCACTGCGCAGCCTGCTCGCTGAGGCGCTGGACCCCGGCGCCCTGGCGTTGTTGTCGGCCGATGGTCACGGCGGCCTGGAGATCACCGAACTGGATGTCGCCGGTGCCGCAGCCGAGGGCATTGACTGGCCGCTCGACGGAGAGGGCGAGCTGGCGACCGAGGTCGAACTGGCACTCGACCAGGCGAGCGAGGAAGACGCAGCGGCAGAGGCGCCGTCCCACACCTATGAGGTGCTGGATGAGGAAATGGTGGCGATCTTCCTCGAAGAGGCGGTGGACATCCTGGACAGCGCCGGACAGGCGCTGGACCGCTGGCTGGCCGATCCGGAGCAGAAGGCGGCTCTCTCGGCCCTGCAGCGCGACCTGCATACCCTCAAGGGCGGCGCGCGTATGGCGCAGATCGGCCCGATCGGCGACCTGGCCCATGAGCTGGAATCGCTTTACGAGGGCCTGCTGGATTGTCGCTATCGTCACAGCGCCCCGCTCGCCGAGCTGCTCCAGCAGAGCCATGACCGCCTGGCCGTGTTGCTCGAGCAGCTGCAGCAACGTGCCGAATTGGCGGAGCCGCTCGACCTGATCGAGGCGATTCGTGCGTTTCGTCAAGGCCGCACGGCGGAGTTGACGCCCCAGGCGGACGGTCCCGAGGCTGTTTACGAAGCCGAAGCCGAAGCCGAAGCCGAAGCCGAAGCCGAAGCCGAAGCCGAAGCCGAAGCCGAAGCCGAAGCCGACCTGGCGGATGAACAGGCCGAGGCCTTCCCGCTCGCCGAGCAGCCCGCGGCCGCCGACGCCGCGTCTCAGGCGCAGGAGCCTGTGCTCGACCTGGAGATGACGACGGAGTCCGACCCGGAGTCCTCGCGCGAGCCGGGTCCGGCGGCCATCGAGCAGAGGGCGGAAGTCGAGGATGAGCGCGATCCCGAACTGGTGGAGATCTTCCTCGAAGAAGGCTTCGATATCATCGACAGTGCCGGCGCGGCCTTGCAGCGCTGGATCGAGGACACCGACAACAGCCTCGAACTGGAGGCGCTGCAGCGCGACCTGCATACCCTCAAGGGCGGCGCCCGGATGGCGGAGATCCCCGAGATCGGCGATCTGGCCCATGAGCTGGAGTTTCTCTACGAAGGCCTGTGCGGCGGCAAATTACGCGCAGGGTCAGAGCTGTTCGGCCTGTTGCAGCGCTGTCACGACAGCCTCGCCGAGATGCTCGAGGCGGTCCGTGGGCGGCGTGCGCTGCCTAACGGCCAGGGGCTGATCGAGGCCATCAAGCGTTATCGCGCGAACCCGGACGAGCAGCTGAGCATGCCATCGGCGGTGCAGCTCAGGGCTGTCGATGCGTCCGGGGAGGTCGAGGATGCCGAGTCGGACATCCTCGACATCTTCATGGAGGAGGCCGACGACCTGCTGGAGGCCATGGAGCAGGCGCTCGGTCGCTGGGAGGCGCAGCGCGAGGATGGCGCCGCCATCGACGACATGCTGCGCGTGCTGCACACCCTCAAGGGGGGCGCCCGGCTGGCCGGGCAGAAGCGCCTGGGCGACCTGAGCCACGACCTGGAGCAGCATCTGACCGAGGCTCAGCAACAGGGGGCACCCTGGCCGGAGAGCCTGTTCCTCGACGTGCAGTCGGGTTTCGAGGGCTTGCAGAGCGAGCTCGATCAGTTGCGCCAGCGCCTGCAGGACAGCCTGCAGGTGGAGACTACGGCCAGTCCGCGTGACGAGGGCCCGGCCGAGGCCGCGCCGATGCGCCTGCCGGCGCTGGCTGCCCCCATAGTCGCAGCGAGCGAGGGGCCGGCCGAGGAGCCGGTGACCCGGGTGCTGCCGTTTATGCAGCGTGCCGAGCAGGCCGCCCAGGATGCCGCCGCGCGCCGGGCGCCGCAGGAGCTGGTCAAGGTGCCGGCGGACCTGCTCGAGGGGCTGGTCAACCTGGCCGGCGAGACCTCGATCTTCCGCGGCCGGGTCGAGCAGCAGGTCAGTGACTTCGGCTTCACCCTGAGCGAGATGGAGGCGACCATCGACCGGGTGCGCGACCAGTTGCGCCGCCTGGACACCGAGACCCAGGCGCAGATCCTCAGCCGCTACCAGGCCGAGGCCGAGCGCGCCGGTTATGAAGACTTCGACCCGCTGGAGATGGACCGCCATTCGCAGTTGCAGCAGCTCTCGCGCGCCCTGTTCGAGTCGGCGTCCGACCTGCTCGACCTGAAGGAGACCCTGGCCGCGCGCAACCGCGATGCGGAGACCCTGCTGCTGCAGCAGGCGCGGGTCAACACCGAGCTACAGGAAGGTCTGATGCGCACCCGCATGGTGCCCTTCGATCGTCTGGTGCCGCGGCTGCGGCGCATCGTCCGCCAGGTCGCCGGCGAACTGGGCAAGCAGGTCGAGTTCGTCGTCGGCAACGCCGAAGGCGAGATGGACCGCACCGTCCTGGAGCGCATCGTCGCGCCGCTGGAGCACATGCTGCGCAACGCCGTCGACCACGGCATCGAGGCCAGCGAGCTGCGTCGCGCCGCCGGCAAGCCGGAGCAGGGCCGTATCCGCCTCGACCTCGGCCGCGAGGGCGGCGATATCGTCCTCACCCTGGCCGACGACGGCGGTGGCATCAAGCTCGATGCGGTGCGGCGCAAGGCGATCGAGCGCGGCCTGATGGACGAGGATTCGGATCTCACCGATCACGAGATCCTGCAGTTCATCCTCGAAGCCGGTTTCTCCACGGCGGAGAAGGTCACGCAGATTTCCGGGCGCGGCGTTGGCATGGACGTGGTGCACTCGGAGGTCAAGCAGCTCGGCGGCTCGATGAGCATCGACTCGACGCCGGGCGAGGGCACCCGCTTCACCATCCGTCTGCCGTTCACCGTGTCGGTCAACCGGGCGCTGATGGTGCTGTCCGGCGAGGACCTGTACGCCATCCCGCTGAATACCATCGAGGGCATCGTGCGGGTTTCGCCCTACGAGCTGGAGGCCTACTACCAGCCCGATGCGCCGCGCTTCGAGTATGCCGGCCAGGCCTACGAACTGCGCTACCTGGGCGATCTGCTGAACAACGGCCAGCAGCCCAAGCTGGTCGGCCAGAGCCTGCCGCTTCCGGTGATCCTGGTGCGCTCCAGCGAGCATGCGGTGGCGGTGCAGGTCGACAGCCTGGCGGGCTCGCGCGAGATCGTGGTGAAGAGCCTCGGTCCGCAGTTCGCCGGGGTGCACGGCATCTCCGGTGCGACCATTCTCGGCGACGGTCGGGTGGTGGTGATTCTCGATCTGCTGGCGACCATCCGCGTGATCCATGCCCACCTGCTGAGCCAGACGCAGCCGCGTCTGCTCGGCAAGGCCACGACTACCGAAGAGGTCGAGGCGGATCGGCCGACCCTGGTCATGGTGGTGGACGACTCGGTGACCGTGCGCAAGGTCACCAGCCGTCTGCTGGAACGCAATGGCATGAACGTGCTGACCGCCAAGGACGGCGTGGACGCCCTGGGCCAGCTGCAGGAGCACCGGCCCGACATCATGCTGCTGGACATCGAGATGCCGCGTATGGACGGCTTCGAGGTGGCCACCCTGGTGCGTCACGACGAGCGTCTGAAGGATCTGCCGATCATCATGATCACCTCGCGTACCGGCGAGAAGCACCGTGAGCGGGCCATGGCCATCGGCGTCAACCAGTACCTCGGCAAGCCCTATCAAGAGTCCCTGCTGCTCGACAGCATCCACCAACTGGTCAAACGGAAATGA
- a CDS encoding protein-glutamate O-methyltransferase: protein MQSGVWALQPVTEISAAEFRDWQTLLEERTGVVITEQRRAFLQTNLSARMRELGVADYAAYYRQVTDGPRGAVEWSTLLDRLTVQETRFFRHPASFEVLERHLHEQLQRGLQRPWELWSVGCSSGEEPYSLAISAAQVLRDSEWPEHFGVTGTDISLNALSKAREGLYGARKLEQLEDDLRRRYFAAQADGRFKVIPSLAARVCCARLNVLELAKAPMSGMDVIFCQNLLIYFRRWRRREILNRLAERLAPGGLLVVGVGEVAGWQHPELIPVADERVLAFTRKG, encoded by the coding sequence ATGCAGTCAGGCGTCTGGGCCTTGCAACCCGTGACGGAGATCAGCGCCGCGGAGTTTCGCGATTGGCAGACCCTGCTCGAGGAACGCACCGGCGTGGTGATCACCGAGCAGCGCCGGGCCTTCCTGCAGACCAACCTGAGCGCGCGGATGCGCGAGCTGGGCGTGGCGGACTATGCCGCGTATTACCGGCAGGTCACGGACGGTCCGCGCGGTGCGGTGGAGTGGTCGACCCTGCTGGACCGTCTGACCGTGCAGGAGACCCGCTTCTTTCGCCATCCGGCGTCTTTCGAGGTGCTCGAGCGGCACCTGCACGAGCAGCTGCAGCGTGGACTGCAGCGCCCCTGGGAGTTGTGGAGCGTGGGCTGCTCCAGTGGCGAGGAACCCTATTCGCTGGCGATCAGCGCCGCACAGGTGCTGCGTGACAGCGAGTGGCCCGAGCATTTCGGTGTGACCGGTACGGACATCAGTCTCAACGCCCTGAGCAAGGCCCGCGAGGGCCTGTATGGGGCGCGCAAGCTCGAGCAACTGGAAGACGACCTGCGCCGGCGTTATTTCGCGGCCCAGGCCGATGGACGCTTCAAGGTTATACCGAGCCTGGCGGCACGTGTTTGTTGCGCCAGGCTCAATGTGCTGGAACTGGCCAAGGCGCCAATGTCCGGTATGGACGTCATTTTTTGTCAGAACTTGCTGATCTATTTTCGCCGCTGGCGTCGCCGCGAGATCCTCAACCGCCTGGCCGAGCGCCTGGCACCGGGAGGGCTGCTGGTGGTGGGAGTGGGTGAAGTGGCCGGTTGGCAGCATCCGGAGTTGATCCCGGTGGCCGACGAGCGAGTGCTGGCGTTTACCCGCAAGGGATAG